In Bacillus toyonensis BCT-7112, a single window of DNA contains:
- the tmk gene encoding dTMP kinase, whose product MKGLFVTIEGPEGSGKTTLIKKLLPYFEQKEQKVMATREPGGIAISEDIRTILHKQEYTMMEARTEALLYAAARRQHLVEKVMPALNENYLVLCDRFIDSSLAYQGYARGLGMDKVFEINRFATEDCMPSVTIYLDIEPEIGLARIEKDAGREVNRLDMEDISFHKRVREGYLEVVERFSDRIVLVNADQPMEKLIEEVVQIIEDKLL is encoded by the coding sequence ATGAAGGGATTATTTGTAACAATTGAGGGGCCAGAAGGTTCGGGTAAAACAACGTTAATTAAAAAATTATTACCATACTTTGAGCAAAAAGAACAAAAGGTAATGGCGACGAGAGAACCAGGTGGTATAGCAATTTCTGAAGATATTAGAACAATTCTACATAAACAAGAATATACGATGATGGAAGCACGTACAGAGGCGCTTCTTTATGCTGCTGCACGTAGACAACATTTAGTAGAAAAAGTTATGCCAGCGCTTAATGAGAACTATCTTGTATTATGTGATCGTTTTATAGATAGCTCTTTAGCGTATCAAGGATATGCAAGAGGCTTAGGAATGGATAAAGTATTTGAAATAAATCGCTTCGCAACAGAAGACTGTATGCCTAGTGTAACGATTTACTTAGACATTGAACCAGAGATTGGTTTAGCTCGCATTGAAAAAGATGCGGGGCGTGAAGTGAATCGATTAGATATGGAAGATATCTCTTTCCATAAACGTGTACGTGAAGGGTATTTAGAAGTTGTAGAACGTTTTTCTGATCGTATTGTATTAGTAAATGCTGATCAACCAATGGAAAAACTTATAGAAGAAGTTGTTCAGATTATAGAAGATAAATTGTTATAA